A window of Nerophis lumbriciformis linkage group LG21, RoL_Nlum_v2.1, whole genome shotgun sequence genomic DNA:
AATACAAATGGCCTTGACTGTTCTAAAATGTATGCGTCATTtgtgccaattatgcaaattgtaAGATGACATCATCTTAAAACCGCCTAGGCTTGCTCCCACCGCCATTAATAGATTGCAGTTCTGTGGGAAacacccaagttagtttttttaaacattgtatattattattacactgcaatgtttgtgtgtgcaaataaatGTTGTATTACATTTCCATAGCCAACTAAGCATGAAGTTATTCACAATGCGCCCACTCAATATGGACATTCCGAGTATTTCTTCATGTTAATAATCCAatataaagtaggtaaacatgtgagagtaagaagtaaacaaacctgttttgtgtaacacaacttgatattTCTTGaaatgttgtcgctccttctcttctgctggacaaagttcctcctcgtacccTGCTTTATTTCTTTCAAGtttcacaaaatacaaaatatttcttcAACAGCCGCagttctttgttagcagctagcaagctaagctaactagcaagcccaGCTAGCATTGAAGCTTCAACGCTTACCGAGACGAGTCGAGTTTATACTGACACGAAGAATTAAAGAAATGCTGTTTGTCATACGATAGACAACCAAACACAAACGTAGAAATGTCGGAATAACGCAGACTAAGACCAGAATGTTGGTATTGGTTTGTTATGAGACGACGCGGTCAGTCGGCGCACGCGCAATGTGTCACTTCCTGtcgacttttgtttatttttacatatCTTTATTTGCATTCAAAGAATTACAATTCGTAATAAATACGTGAAATGACTGTGCAAAAATTGCAGCAATATAAACGTATACATACCAgaattgctgggttgcatatgacgtcacatccgtttttGTTCCTCGCGGCTTGATTGACACAATGGTCAAGCAAGTAAAATGTttatttgaacatttgatttgtttgagaaacgttCTGTGATGCAATCCAGTTTATTCTCTCCTATATTAGTATTGTTTGAGAGCAGAGGtaaacgtaaagaaaggacaagagatcaCATTAGTTTGTTCTTCTGTGGTTGCTATACCTAAATATAGCTTGTGCAAATAAAGTTAAGtcctagtaaaaaaaaatattgtgattgttggtccaatctaccgtattttcattGTCCATTTTCTTTACAAAAACTAAAACTTAGTTTATTGTGCTTTATTGGACACAGATGACCACATTAtggcgtctttggtgatatttgttagcatcaagaaaatatataataatatcaaaaatacaaaactgaatcttgatatcgctagcaaacaccACTGAACAACAGGGgcatctatagctaaataatgagacaacatatgaacatcacagtataaaaaacaactgcagacatgaattgtagatgagacgaatttgtagcaggaaatcaactgcaaacaaagttAGCAGATCAGCAGCAGAGCACTCGttgtgtcaatcaaatacgttacttaggGACGCGCAAATAATTCCAACTTTGTCTCTCATgtattaatgcttaatttgtggacccctcaggtGTAAAGACATCATGTGTCAAAGGAAGTGACGTAGCAGTAACGTCTCGGtgatgataaacagtttgaattaaaaaaaaaaaaaaatttcttaagagtgtaaaaacactccatcccattttaaatattattttatgatCGCTTTCATATTTGCCTTTAACCCTTTTAAAATACGAcagcatttaataataataaataaacagtagcctcatGGGActtagaccatcgcctgaaacccggaagtgcctttaggtcacgtgattgcaacccaattATACAATCAATTATTGTAATAATATACGTTATAATAATATACGTTACATAATCAATGAGTGTATTGACACCAAATCATTGTGCATGAATACATTTCTGAGTATGTTAGCTGTGCTgtatacgcatacttgccaaccgtgagacctccgaattcgggagatgggggggcggaggcgggggcgtggttgaggggtgGGGGAGGGTTTGAGGtggtcggggtttggtggtagcgggtatattgtagcgtcctggaagagttagtgctgcaaggtgttctgggtatttgttatgttgtgtttatttcgtgttatggtgcggatgttctcccgaaatgtgtttgtcattcttgtttggtgtgggttcacagtgtggcgcatatttgtaacagtgttaaagttgtttatacggccaccctcagtgtgacctgtatggctgttgatcaagtatgccttgctttcACTTATGTGGGTGTAaaggccgcatatattatgtgaccatgccggcacgctgtttgtatggaggaaaagcggacgtgacgacaggttgtagaggacgttaaaggcagtgcctttaaggcacggccCCAAAATTGTTAATCGGGTGGAATTccggagaatggttgcccagggagattttcgggaggggcactgaaatccgggagcctccagggaaaatcgggagggttggcaagtatgtgtatacgTCAGGTGTCACATTTAATTGATGTTCGCCGGTAGCAAGTTCCCACTTTTGTTTGCAACGTTTTTAGTAATTTAGGCCAGGCGTGTAATCTTGGCATATTTTATTGAGTTTATTCAATCATTTggcgacccgaaagggacaagcagtagaaatggatggatgcatggcaaTAGACAGACGACGTAAAGACTCAAGGACAAAATAATTGGTTGATTTAGCTGTCAGTCTGTGATTTGGAGCATTCACTTTCTGCTCTCAGAAAAGTTttatttgtgttttctgaaattataAATTGTTTCTTCAGTTTTTGATTTGTTTTGCGTAAGTAATCATTAATTTGTCTTTTGTTAATTCGTTTTTTGTCATTGTAATTGGTTTTATGAAACGTAAAAGTGTTTGGCACCCTCTCCAATGTACCTGACATTAAGCACGCCTTCCAGTGGTTGGCTTTGGAATCTACCTGACCCAaataaacccaacattgattgattgattgaaacttttattagtagattgcacagtgcagtacctattccgtacaattgaccactaaatggtaacacctgaatacgtttttcaacttgtttaagtcgggttccacgttaatcaattcatggtacaaatatatactatcagcataatacagtcatcacacaagttaatcatcagagtatatacattgaattatttacattacttaCAATGTACAACATGTACTTGACTGACGCAAGAGACACACGTGCTGTACAAAGAAGGTACTAACATgaacaaaataaactaaaacgAAACACAAGTTCTATTTTATTGTTACAGGAGTTGGTCACCTTTGTATTCTCCTGGAGTCAGAAATCTTCATAATACTAAGAATACAAATGTTAGTAAGATGGTTAAATGATATCCAGTAAACCAAAGAAAAACAGAAAAGAGTCGAAGCAGGTTCCAGACTAGGCGAGCGCCACATTCCAAGCCTTTGTGACTGCAGTTTCTGTAGGCTTTAGCAAAAccaatttaatgctttttaacaaATTCAGGTCGTTATCATATGTAGTCAGAAGCATGCAATTGTCCATAAAGacaaaattgtaagcatttgacaataataattgacaataataatattgaataGCTGAATAGTATCCACTAACTGTGACCGAATTAAGTACTaattatatacataataatagtaataagtcATCCCATTAAACACAATAAACATACAGTATTTTCATTACTGTAGTATATTTTTACTATTGTAAAGTCAGTAACTTCATTATCCAAAATAGGTAAACAAACACAATAATAAAATAGACTCTTAATGTCTGTTAGCAAAATGTgtacttcaataaatattgaacatcttaaagtgcagttTGTTCCCCAATTGGAAAAACTGGGTTGggcggtttgttttgttgtcttgttTTGTTGCCGACTTGCTAGTTGGGCTGtgctgatgggctcatattgctcaTTCAGTTTGAAGATGAAATATTCCCAAACAGGAACATTTGGCTTTATGATCATGTTTGCGCCTAACGTTTCTTACTTAGCAGTGCTTCTTGTATTTTGTGTAGGCTAGCGGCCTGCCTGCTCACCGAAACAAAGATTgcggatgattaaaaaaaaaaaggaaacttgGGGcgacatagctcggttggtagagcagccgtgccagcaacttgagggttgcaggttcgattcccgcttccgccatcctagtcactgccgttgtgtccttgggcaagacactttttacccacctgctcccagtgccacccacactggtttaaatgtaacttagatattgggtttcactatgtaaagcactttgagtcactagagaaaagcgctatataaatataattcacttcacttcacttcacaacttaTAATTTATGGATGAATTTATGGCAAAGTTATCAAGTTAATTCTAATGTATTGTTCAAATAATCGATTTATTGACTATCGATAACAAttaaggattttttttaatgcccctGACATCATGGTGACaaaatgatttttaatgtcatttcAGGCCTAAAATTTTGCAAaattcatttaattacttttaatgctttttaatgacccacGGAAACCCTGGTCAGGATAACTGTCAAAGGTCAGGGTGTGATGTATTCCTGTGGAAgtatttaaacacttttatgtgaATGTGATACTATACCAATTTTGATTTTAAGTGACACATTGAAACAGTTATCTTTAACAGATTGTTGTGGATCATATTTAAATACTCTAAaccatgtttttatttaatttctaaCCGACAAACTcaacaatattttaatatttataacaAAGTTGGGTGGCTGGGTCCAGATTGTGCCCAGGCTGACTCGTAGTCCAGACCCAAACTTATTTTCAGACTCTCGAGTAGCCCTGCAGTAGATTATTAGTGAAAGAGGACTTTCAAAAAGTAAACGTTATTCTCATCTGTGTGTTTTTAAGTGTAATTGCATAGTACGTTTGCGCGAGAATCTTTCGCCGCACACTGAACAACttaaaggtttttctcctgtgtgtgttctcatgtgtaacagCATATTAGGTTTGCGAGAGAATGTTTTATTACACACTGAACAAATGAAAGGTTTTTCCCCCGTGTGAGTTCTCATGTGTATTTGCATATTACATTTGTTAGAGAATCTGAGCCCGCATTctgaacaactgaaaggtttttctcccgtgtgtgttctcatatgtatttgcatattacaTTTGTAAGAGAATCTGATGCCGCATTCTGagcaactgaaaggtttttctcctgtgtgtaatCTCATGTGACGAGACAAATGAGCTTTTCTATCAAAGACTTTTGCACAAACAGAACAACTGTCGGgggtttctcctgtgtgtgttctcatgtgtatttgcATGTTACATTTGAAAGCGAATCTTTCGCCACACactgaacaactgaaaggtttttctcctgtgtgtgttctcatgtgacgAGACAAATGAGAGTTTCTAACAAAGCCTTTTGTACAAACGGAACACCTATAAGGTCTTTCTCCTGTGTGTATTGTCATATGTCGTGTCAACTGCCATTTTCTAACAAAGCCCTTTgtgcaaactgaacaactaaagagtttttctcctgtgtgtgttctcatgtgtgattCCATATTTACATCAATGTCTGACGTTAtgtcgtcactatctgatagtggagctaagagcttgtctgcttgtgatcgtccacagtggtctccatcagcttctgttgtcatgtgttgagttgagctgctgcttggaggctccaccTCTATGTTTTCatcacttggactgtgatgaagctgtgaggactcaggtggtttgtcttcatggtcttcagtcttcacagagacaacagtcagtggaaacttggtgagatcagcctcctcctgccctagaagacactctccctcctgactgatccacacttcctcctcttcctctttaataagGCGGGACTGTGGATCCTCCTGCTTTAAAGTGACGCTACCACCTTGTggctgtagaagacatttttcttgacaaccaatcagctgctggacaTCTGTAggcaagtaaataaataaacgctaacaagagtcagctaacaatgaagccaatgggagtcgctctattccgcctataaagcgctctaaaaaaaacatccaaaaacctacatcacggttttatatacacactaagtatatatgacatgtagtaacattcataataccatGTAATATTTACGCATTACGGTATTTTTAAGCATAAGGcggtgtattaatttcacagacgcataacattgttcactttcccttcaacaccaacaacactactaatcatggcagacttgatgaaagacaccaaagactactttgggacaaatgatgatccaaaaacttctatttttgatcctgaatataaggaggatgatctacaaggtTTAgaagctaaacagatgcagctgtaGAGAAACACTAAGCATCGTCTAGCAGTATTGCTGAGTGCAattcaagatatacaaacataataaaacaatcacttactgtacaatgtctgctatcACTGGGAtagagactgatgggatgtttatatcttccccttttacatcaacaattcatcataataatcacaatgggttaaaaaagtgtttttttcatgtctttCTGACCATCTTCAGGTCTAAGTTGgaggtcaaagttgaccaacttgtgggtttatgtccgcaacctcctactatccaggtgagaggcatgatttataatctcaaattaactttcaccaactctgaggcgatgcagcagctcattatgtcaatatagcagcataagctagttagctctctgtgatcacgacgccgctaaaatagtttgtctgtgttagtgcttataataacattatctctaatacttgttaatatttaggtCATGTTGGCTCGGCTTTCAAACAAATATAAGCCTTAATGACGCCTCGGGATGGAATTCTTAACACACTGTGGTATCACTTACTTGCTGTCGTTTTGCTTGAAGATGTCCAGGTGAGTGTTTGAATGAGCAACTAATGAAATACGTGTTGCGAGTGTATGCTatgtaaaagtaaataaacaaacccAAATCaataaacaaaaccaaaacatcGTCACTTAAACGCTTTGTACTTTCTTTTGATTTCAAACTAAGGTTCAATACTGAGCGGTACCGATCGAAAACCATTTCTGCTGGCGTCTCTTGTGTGCGCAGCTCGCGCACCTGTGTCAGGTTGATTTATCAAGGAGACAGCCTGCATTGATTGCGTCACGACTCAAAACCAACGAAAATGCgtcatttataatttatttttagatGGCTCCaacaggtcatgacatgtaaatgaagtactgttggtgggttttggatgtttttttagagggcacgATAGAGGActcgtattaaaggggaacattattaccagacctatgtaagcgtcaatatataccttgatgttgcagaaaaaagaccatatatttttttaaccgatttccgaactctaaatgggtgaattttggcgaattaaacgcctttctattattcgctctcggagcgatgacgtacacatcgggaagcaatccgccattttctcaaacacattacaaacaccgagtcaaatcagctctgttattttccgttttttcgactgttttccgtacctcggagacatcatgcctcgtcggtgtgttgtcgcagggtgtaacaacacgaacagggacggattcaagttgcaccagtggcccaaagatgcgaaagtggcaagaaattggacgtttgttccgcacactttaccgacggaagctatgctacgacagagatggcaagaatgtgtggatatcctgcgacactcaaagcagatgcatttccaacgataaagtcaaagaaatctgacgccagacccccattgaatctgccggagtgtgtgagcaatccagggacaaaagacctcggtagcacggcaagcaatggcagcagtttgttcccgcagacgagcgagctaaaccccctggatgtcttggctcacacgtcccttatgccaccgaagatgatcaagagaagaatattgaccctagcttccctggcctgctgacatcaactccaaaactggacagctcagctttcaggaaaagatagtggatgagggtatgtctacagaatatattaattgatgaaaattgggctgtctgcactctcaaagtgcatgttgttgccaaatgtatttcatatgctgtaaacctagttcatagttgttagtttcctttaatgccaaacaaacacataccaatcgttggttagaaggcgatcgccgaattcgtcctcgctttctcccgtgtcgctggctgtcgtgtcgttttcgtcggtttcgcttgcatacggttcaaaccgatatggctcaatagcttcagtttcttcttcaatttcgttttcgctacctgcctccacactacaaccatccgtttcaatacatgcgtaatctgttgaatcgcttaagccgctgaaatccgagtctgaatccgagctaatgtcgctatggcttgctgttctatgcaccatgtttgtttgtgttggcatcactatgtgacgtcacaggaaaatggacgggtgtatataacgatggttaaaatcaggcactttgaagttttttttagggatattgcgtgatgggtaaaatttagaaaaaaacttcgaaaaataaaataagccactgggaacagatttttaatggttttaacccttctgaaattgtgataatgttcccctttaacttcattgttagccaccttgtacttgccgtattttaaaattagaatgcataaaaaatggaAAAACCTACCGgtatgtgttgttgttttacatgaggattgttttttaaatgcagttcccctctaacaaAGTATACTTTTACTGGAAATGGTCGTGTTAACAAGCAAGTACTGTATATCTCCACCCTGAGAACGTTGGACCCTGGATGAACATCTgttacaaacattgtattagatgatatgtggatgttgtgcttacttggactgtggtgaagctgtgaggactcaggtggtttgtcttcatggttTTCAGTCTTCAcggagacaacagtcagtggaaacttggtgagatcagcctcctcctgcactagaagacactctccctcctggctGATCCAGAGATctccctctttaatgtgggatggCTCTGGCTCCTCCTCTTCTCCTTCTTCAATGTGAGGGGGTGAGTCCTCCTCTCCCTCTTTAGCatgggggggctgtggatcctctgctTCCAAGTGACGCTTCCTCTGTGCGTATGACAGAGACATTCTTCTTGATATCTAATCAGCTGCTGGACATCTgcaggacaaaaacaaaacaaattcatTTTCACTAAAACATGTCAAATATTATAAAGTACATTTAATGCAAATGTCTAACAAGTGGACAGTGTGGTgggaaaatgtatgacttatgtcCTCTTGTAAGTTATAAAATATTTTGTGGAGAAGACGACTGTTTTGCCTTGAAAAacgactactgtatttttcggagtataagtcgcaccggccgaaaatgcataataaagaaggaaaaaaaacatatataagtcgcactggagtataagtcgcattttttggggaaatttatttgataaaacccaacaccaagaatagacatttgaaaggcaatttaaaataaataaagaatagtgaacaacaggctgaataagtgtacgttataagacgcataaataaccaactgagaacgtgcctggtatgttaacgtaacatattatggtaagagtcatttaaataactataacatatagaacatgctatacgtttaccaaacaatctgtcactcctaattgctaaatcccatgaaatcttatacgtctagtctgacGTGAatgagctaccgtattttccgcactataaggcgcacctaaaaaccacaatttttctcaaaagctgacagtgcgcctaataacccggtgcgctttattacgattcattttcataaagtttcggtctcgcaacttcggtaaacagccgccatcttttttcccggtagaacaggaagcgcttcttcttctacgcaagcaaccgccaaggaaagcacccgcccccatagaacaggaagcgcttcacccgcccccatagaaaaggaagcgcttcacccgcccccggaagaagaagaaaaaacgcgcggatatcaccgtacgtttcatttcctgtttacatctgtaaagaccacaaaatggctcctaataagcgatccggttcataaaaagacgcaatctctccatccgcacacggattactaccgtatttcacagcaactgatattcctgtgaaccgcactgtggaacgggagcacgtacggtgaatattcgcaccacagggaatgaagtcatccttcactgtggttctagcttgccatgctaacttccactcatggtgatattcaaaaggaagaccttgccaaaagagacctttccagccggcgtcatcataaaagctaactcgaagggatggatggatgaagaaaagatgagcgagtggttaagggaagtttacgcgaagaggccgggtggcttttttcacacagctccgaaggcgaacacaccttcactaagacgggcagacagcctcggacgacatacgccaacatttgccagtggatcgtaaatgcttgggcagatatttcggtcacaactgtggtccgagctttccggaaggcaggattcacagaacaacagcgacactgactcccgatgacttctacgagacggaaccggccattttggatcccgtattcgcccaacttttcaattcggacaccgaagacgaagaattcgaaggatttacgaatgaagaataacttcagaaggtgagcgctatgtttattttgtgtgttgtgacattaacgttaaagcaacattatgttgctattgttctacaccattttgaattttactatgtttgtgattgcacatttgcgtacattttgggacagagttgttagaacgctggttttcaatatattattaaagtttgactgaactatctgactgtttttttgacattcactttagcgcagcgtttttttgacattcactttagcgcagcgtaggcgcggcttttagtccggggcggcttattggtggacaaaattatgaaatatgtaattcatagaaggtgcggctaataatccggtgcgccttatagtgcggaaaatacggtaaataatattatttgatattttacggtaatgtgttaataatttcacacataaatcgctcctgagtataagtcgcacccccggccaaactatgaaaaaaaactgcgaattatagtcagaaaaatacggtactttttttttttcttttttttttttttcttttttttttacatctgtaAAAACAACACTGGCGAGCTATGCACACACACTTCTCATTCAACTCTTGCTAACCACAAAAAGGGTCTGTTTGCCACATTTATGCGGCTGccgagagggcgctaactttcccaaATGTTATAAGCATTATATCACGGCCTCTTCCTGCTTTTCACATGTCACTCGTGACATGAGATTCCCATAGTGAGATGAATACGATTATTTACATCCTTGAACTTTGTAATCAAAATGTGGTCGTAACGTCCGCAAAtattactaactttaagtcctttgtaacttttacACAAAGATTAAACAATTCGGTCCCGGTATTGATCCTTGGGGTACGCCACAAGACACATTTAGAACTGTTGACGAACAGTAGCTtcatgtattgcttcctgttggttaagtaacttCCTACCCAGTTCAAAACCAGCCCTCTGATGCCAAACcgttctatttttttaattaagattGCTACTAACATTAGCCATcactgaatgtatattctatcataacaaaatGACTGCAAAATTGTTCGTTGTTTCTCTGGGATTGTTTTTGTGTACGTGCACACACTCCCTGTGTGTACGTGTAGACAAGACAGCATTTAGTGACATTTTCTTTTATTC
This region includes:
- the LOC133621361 gene encoding uncharacterized protein — translated: MSLSYAQRKRHLEAEDPQPPHAKEGEEDSPPHIEEGEEEEPEPSHIKEGDLWISQEGECLLVQEEADLTKFPLTVVSVKTENHEDKPPESSQLHHSPNVQQLIGCQEKCLLQPQGGSVTLKQEDPQSRLIKEEEEEVWISQEGECLLGQEEADLTKFPLTVVSVKTEDHEDKPPESSQLHHSPSDENIEVEPPSSSSTQHMTTEADGDHCGRSQADKLLAPLSDSDDITSDIDVNMESHMRTHTGEKLFSCSVCTKGFVRKWQLTRHMTIHTGERPYRCSVCTKGFVRNSHLSRHMRTHTGEKPFSCSVCGERFAFKCNMQIHMRTHTGETPDSCSVCAKVFDRKAHLSRHMRLHTGEKPFSCSECGIRFSYKCNMQIHMRTHTGEKPFSCSECGLRFSNKCNMQIHMRTHTGEKPFICSVCNKTFSRKPNMLLHMRTHTGEKPLSCSVCGERFSRKRTMQLHLKTHRPRRLITNQYQHSGLSLRYSDISTFVFGCLSYDKQHFFNSSCQYKLDSSRNKAGYEEELCPAEEKERQHFKKYQVVLHKTDVCEEHSLPGQQEWTSTMEQGEPQPFHLNEEESQPPHIKEENEEHRISQKGELEEFPFTVVIVKSEDDEVQGESEVEPSSSSSTQHMTTEADGDHCGGSQTDKIFAPLSTSHPPDTDDEDSKADKTCHTDHTLFTCSYCDKTFNDRRNMKKHTKIHTGEKPFSCTICSKDFTQRHHLRRHMRTHTGEKPFSCSICGKGFTQSQCLKRHTRLHTGENPFTCSICEKDFVQSHNLKVHMRIHAGEKTFSCSICGKGFVQSQNLKGHMRIHTGEKPFSCSECGKGFGQKTVLKEHMKIHTGEKPFSCSICGKDFVRRRYFQIHTRTHTGEKLLSCSICGKDFVQSQHLKVHMRTHTGEKVLSCSVCGERFSYKYQCKKHKCAGENSSSK